The region ACCCAGaggaaatgaagaagaaaatgcGACAAGACGTCGTCTCATCTTTACGAAACTTTCTTATTTACGTCGCTCTCCTGAGAGCCAGTGAGTTCACACAGATGACATTGGAACGGAGTGTTAAATGCTGTCCCATGATTTAAAGGTCTGCTGACTAATCAAAAACGTTACTACTTGTATGTTCACAGCTCCTTATGTATTAAAGCAGCTGGACAGTATCTAAGAAGGGCGTCTTCCCTCCATCCCGAGGATTTCCGACAGCAGAAGCTGTGTGGGACATATGTGGAGGATGTTCATCTTCACTATTTGcaggacatttattttcattgtgttcATTAGTTGCTTGATTTTGATGATAAAACCTGGTGCTCATTTAGCAACACGTTAAAAGTATGAATTTCCATGATGTTGCCATTAAATGGAAGACTATGTTGGCGTGAATGTGATGTTTTAACTTGTCTGGTGACATGCAGTACGTGTTTAGTGTTGTTAGGAAGATGTATTTcggttttcattattttatttttttaattcaactaaACAGCAGACAGCATGGATTCAGTTCGTACTGAGTGGCTGTGTTAATGGATATCTATCTTGTGTGCTCTGTAAATGCCTGATTTCCAATCCAGGGTGTCGTCTTCCTTTTTGCCCTAAACCAGCCTGGATTGGGTCCAGGTTCCCGTGACCCTGAAAAGGATAAACTCATGGAAATGAGATTTCGAGCAGTTTCTTGAAATTAATAACTGGAAACTataaaaatgtccatccatctttAGTGTTGTCCTCAGTGGGGTTGCAGGTGAGCAGCAGTCTATCCCTCTtggctttgggcaagaggtgaaGTTccactggactggtcgctagtcaatcgcagggcacatatgaataACCAGAGCAGTTTtaggaacgtgggaggaagcccaTGCAAGCAATTGTAGAAAAAGATGCAtctaaataaatttgaattagAAAACCATGTATTTCTGTAGTTCGattcaaaaactgaaaaatagaTTCACGACACAGaggaaacttttattttttgttggtgGTTTTATGGGCAGgacagtggttagcacatctgcctcacagttctgtggacccaggttcaaatccgggcttgtctgtgtggagtttgcgtgttctccctgtgcctgcgtgggttttctgcaggtactccgatttcctctaaattgcccataggcgaccagttcagggtgtaccctgcctctcgcccagagtctgcagggatcggctccagcacgcctgcgaccctagtgaggataagcggtacggaaaatggatggctggtgATTTTAGCTTACAGCTAAGAAAACCAATATTTTACCATCTCCAAGAAATTGCCGAAAAAAGGAAATGAGGTTGGCGTTGAACTTCTGAAAcgtattttcttgttttaaatgaaTCAGTACAATTTATGAGGTTCACTATCGCAATGCCGAAATACAGTGAACTCTCTTAATACTATTTTAatttgagatgcacctgtacaaACACCACAGTCAGAGCCAAGATTTTGAACCCCAAACcttaaaactgtgaggcagatgtgctaaacactaTTTCACTACGttgcaaatattttgtaaattttatttacaaacaaaaatttgTAAAGAATTCAGTTCATTAGTCCACAACAGCCGTTTTGCACGTGTTCAAATCCAAGAACCTCATCAAAAGTTAGGcacaacacaatttttgttgagttgggTCTGACaactattttaacaaatttttgggtgcagaatccaaaactgatcacGTAAAGTTTTTGAACTATTGATCCCCGTTttcttaataagaaaaatactgtaattaacagatgtttgctttttaaaacttcaaatattgatatacaattaaatataaaagaaacCGGTGTGACTGCagtgtttatttaacactattatgCTTTACAAAGGATATGGCACAGAACCTCTTAATTcttactatgctagctttctgttcgcagatattgatagtactgacctattgggagctgcacacacctctcagtgcaattgtgactgcacaaacaagttacAACATAGGTGTAGATGAGTCCAgtcgtaatcagctggcaagtcttacttcagctaatcggtggaattttgcttatctggagaaaaaatatgaatagcTCCTCTCAATATCAAGCAGTGCAGTAAAAATTGGGCATTATTGTTTGAAAAGGTACTtgaaatttgtatattttttaaagcatgAGTGGCATCTACAAGTGCATTTCAATGAATTAGAAAGTTGTAAAAAAGTTCATTCaacaagtccatccatccattttctgagccgcttatcctcacgagtgtcgcgggagtgctggagcctatcccagctatcattgggcaggcgGCAGGgaacagcctgaactggttgccagccaatcgcagggcacatatgaacaaacaactattcgcactcacattcacacctacgggaaatttagagtcttcaattaatctaccacgcatgttttcgaGGTGTGGgcagaaaccggagtgcccagagaaaacccacgcaggcacggggaggaacatgcaaactccacacagacggggccaggatttgaaccccagccctcagaactgtgaggcagacgctctaaccagtcgttccaccgtgccgccttcatttaacaagtgaaaaatctaagtctaTAACTGGGACACCGAAACATTGTTCACTAAATGCCATAGAGAAAAATCAAAGGAAGGAAAGTTCACTTTGTGTTTAAAAACGGATTCAATACACAATATGGGTCAACATATGGCaacatatgaaaaaaataaagttccaGCCCATTTAGGCTTAGTAGTTGTAATCACTAGCCAAACTTCTGAAAGGCACCATGAGGTAGGTAGGGtgag is a window of Phycodurus eques isolate BA_2022a chromosome 9, UOR_Pequ_1.1, whole genome shotgun sequence DNA encoding:
- the tomm5 gene encoding mitochondrial import receptor subunit TOM5 homolog, with translation MFKLEGLGPKMDPEEMKKKMRQDVVSSLRNFLIYVALLRATPYVLKQLDSI